A genomic window from Chaetodon trifascialis isolate fChaTrf1 chromosome 22, fChaTrf1.hap1, whole genome shotgun sequence includes:
- the spic gene encoding transcription factor Spi-C, with protein sequence MASTEGNTQTYKMTSLDNDINQHFQDAIDVIQQHSNNSYYDSDYTYYETLGTQQPSLQCQISCCLVTHPSDVPPPVYDWNDVAHQSWPQVIPDVSLGHPVQNDSPHFYSMLQPLRSSKGRKKLRLYEYLHEALNDPNMGDSIQWTDSSSGIFHFISKNKEKLAECWGQRKGNRKTMTYQKMARALRNYSRTGEIMKVRRKLTYQFNPDILHRLGSSQAPVHLPCHPAQEEVHARQQSPAEQSHGGSAAADWHSWYGHYQLQEDYDLASSFTSHSITKL encoded by the exons ATGGCCTCAACTGAAGGCAACACTCAGACATACAAGATG ACCTCCTTGGACAATGACATCAACCAGCACTTCCAGGATGCAATAGATGTGATTCAGCAGCATTCAAATAATTCATATTATGATTCAG attACACTTATTACGAGACTCTGGGGACCCAGCAGCCATCGCTGCAGTGTCAGATCTCCTGCTGCCTCGTAACACACCCGTCTGATGTACCACCTCCTGTATATGACTGGAATGATGTGGCT CACCAGTCGTGGCCTCAGGTCATCCCTGATGTCTCCCTGGGTCACCCTGTGCAAAACGACTCGCCTCATTTCTACTCAATGTTACAACCACTGAGGAGCAGCAAAG GTCGGAAGAAGCTCAGGCTTTATGAATACCTCCACGAGGCCCTGAACGACCCCAACATGGGCGACTCAATccagtggacagacagcagcagcggcaTCTTCCACTTCATCTCCAAGAACAAGGAGAAGCTGGCCGAGTGCTGGGGCCAACGCAAGGGCAACCGCAAGACCATGACCTATCAGAAGATGGCAAGAGCTCTGAGAAACTACAGCCGCACCGGTGAGATCATGAAAGTGAGACGCAAGCTTACCTACCAGTTCAACCCCGACATCCTGCACAGGCTCGGCTCTTCGCAGGCGCCCGTGCACCTGCCCTGCCACCCTGCACAGGAGGAGGTCCACGCCCGGCAGCAGAGCCCGGCGGAGCAGAGCCACGGCGGCTCTGCAGCGGCGGACTGGCACAGCTGGTACGGACACTACCAGCTGCAGGAAGACTACGACCTGGCCTCCAGCTTCACTTCACACAGCATCACCAAACTCTGA